The genomic segment GTACGTGTGATCGCGCATCGCGCGGCGGCGTGCCGCCGCGCCGATCGAACAAGCGCGTTCGCTGTCGGCCAGCAGCATTTCCAGCTGGGCCCCGAAATCTTGGGCATCGTCAAACAGCAAGATTTCTTCGCCGACTTCAAAATGGTCCATCACTTCCAGCGAATCCGTGAACAGCAGTTGGCAACTGCCCGCCATCGCGGCTTCGAATGTCCGTGAGCCCGGAGTCGAAGCATCAAGCTGATAACGATTATTCGCGGAGGACACATTGCGCCCCATGTTCAGTACGATGCGCGACGAGGCGTACAAGGCGGGAAGATCCTCGGGCTGCGTGTACTCGTTTTGACAGTAGGGAAACTCCGCGGTGTCCCAATCGGTGCCGCGAACCACGGTGTGGTGCGACCGCAACGTCGGCGCCAAATCACGCAGCAATTGCAACCGATTCGGGTAAGGCAATCCGCAAAAGAAAATGTCGCAGTTTCTGCCCTGCCAGGGCTGCACCGGTTCGTGGCCAAATCGCAAGGGATTGGCAGCCAGCGGCAAATGCCAGACCGCCGTGCGTGGATAGTGCATCGTTGCCCAGCGATCATTGCTGAAAATAAAATCCGCCAGGCCGACGATCTTGACGTAAGCGTCGAATTCGTAGGGATCATATTGCAGCCAGAAGGCTAGCCGGGCGTCTACCTGGTCGCAGGATTTGCGCATGGCGGCGTAGTCGCATCGATCGGGGAGAATCGAGCCGACCAGCAGGACTAGCTCGGGTCGATCACGCAGAATCTGTCGCGCCACCGATTCGTAACGGCAATTCGCCACGGCGGACTTTCCCAAAACCTCGGCAAAGCCCGCGGCGATGTCGTTGCGTCTGACTACGTCGTGCTTGTGCTCTTGAGGATTGGCGCCAGCCAGCAACAGCCGGAGGGGCGCATCGGCGCGAAGATGAGTCATGGCAGGCGGATCCCTTGTCGCAAAAAGAGCTCGCGGACGGCGCGCCGCATCGTGGCGCGCGCCCCGTGGTCGCGCAAATACCGACGTGCTCGCCGCATCAACGACGGCGGGCCAAGAGGCTGCAATTGTTCAAACGTCGGCCCTGGCCCCGCCTGGTGGTTCGGCAGGTGCCAGTCCGGGCTGAGATGAAAAGCGCGCCCTCCGCCGGCACAGCGCGGTTGGGGGGCTTCTCGAAAATAATCGGGCGCCCGCTCGTCGACCCGATATTGCTTTAGGAGCCGCCGATAGTGGCCCACAATCAGCTCGAGATGGTCGTCGAGAAGTCGGTACAGACCCTCGTGAATGTTGCGTCTAGCCGACGCCAACTGCCGCGGATCATCGAGCAGCTCGCGGAGCTTGTGTACCACGGCGCTGGGCTCGTCGACAGGGACCTTGAAGCCGTTGACGTTGTGCGTGACCCGTTCACCCAGGGCGCCCGTATCGGTCACGATCGGCACGACACCCGCTCGCCATGCCTCGGAGACCGTCAAGACGTAGGTCTCGGGCCAGATCGACAGCATCAAAGCGACGTCGCACGTTGCCAAATGCTTGCACGAGTCTTCGGGCTTGTAGCCGCCATGAATGTGTACGTGCGGCAAATTCAAGGTGCGCAGAATGTCGTCGTACGGCATGTCGATCCGTCCGAAGACGTGAAACTCGATCGCTTCACCGCGGGTGGCGGCAAAGATTCGGCACAGCGAGTCTCCTCCTTTGATCACCGACAGGTTGCCCGGCACGGCGACACGCAGAGGAGGAGCGAAATCTGATCTTGCCTGGGGCTTCGGCGCGTTGGAAATCGGCAGCCCTTCGACGACCATTTGACCGGGGCGTTGCGAGAGGGGCAACAACGCCAAGGTGTTTTCTTGCGCCGCGCGGCTGATGAAGATAATCAGGTCATGCGCGTCCATGGCCGCGGTAATGTATCCGCGGCGGCTGGCCTGGCTCCCCGGCCCAACGCGACGCTGCTCTTCCATTGCCGCGGCCGAAGCGTCGCGCGACAGGGCGCCGCCCCCATGATACCGGTGCATCATGGTTTCCTGCAGGCACAGGTCGCAGGCCTCGGCGGGCAATTCCGAGGCGCGGCAGAAGCGGCGCATCGGATTAATCAGGTTCAGATGCGTGCAACTGGCGTAGTAGTCTTCGACCGTTGTGATCGTGGGGACGCCCATCG from the Pirellulales bacterium genome contains:
- a CDS encoding glycosyltransferase; the protein is MTHLRADAPLRLLLAGANPQEHKHDVVRRNDIAAGFAEVLGKSAVANCRYESVARQILRDRPELVLLVGSILPDRCDYAAMRKSCDQVDARLAFWLQYDPYEFDAYVKIVGLADFIFSNDRWATMHYPRTAVWHLPLAANPLRFGHEPVQPWQGRNCDIFFCGLPYPNRLQLLRDLAPTLRSHHTVVRGTDWDTAEFPYCQNEYTQPEDLPALYASSRIVLNMGRNVSSANNRYQLDASTPGSRTFEAAMAGSCQLLFTDSLEVMDHFEVGEEILLFDDAQDFGAQLEMLLADSERACSIGAAARRRAMRDHTY